TgctctaacaaaaaaaattagcagGGGGAATTGAGGTaaagctgattattttttttttgctttgttattGATATCAGTTTCTCTGATTAAAATGCAGActgaatgtttattattatgaagGTGACTTTATTGTgccaaaacatttttgtttataatacTGTCGTTGTTAAGTAAGGGAGAAGGAAGTAAATTTAGTTTACTTTTGAAGTGAGTTCACTATTATCTCTATAtttgaaatacaaaaataaatcatcccCTGGAACATTCTTGTGTGCTTTGGAAAATGTGCGCAAAGCCTAATATGCCCTCCTTTTGGCAAGTGATTGAGATTTCCTGTTTCCCTAGGTGCTGTTCCAATAATCAGATGTCCAAGAGGAAACGCAGCTGAAATGGTAGCTGTGGTAAGCTGCTTGTCTCACCTTTCAAGCTATAAAAGTTGGTCTGAGGAGTCTTTGTTTTCTCTTTGCCCCTGAATAAAGGCTTGTTTTATGAGTTTTCAGCTTTTGGCTGTTAAATGCTGTTTGTATTCAATGCCTGTGGATCTGTAAACCACTTTCCCCACTACTCTCTGTATTGTTCTTGCAGAAACTTGACAAGAAACTGAGAGAAAATTTGCGAGATGCTCGCAACAGCCTGTTTACAGGCGATACCATGGGCACAGGACAGTTTAGGTGAGacgcaaacacacacctgcaaaaaaaaaaaaaaagccatatgACGAGTTTTAATTCGTGTACTTTTACGTAAATAATTTACGAATAACTAGTTATAATCTCCAAAGAATTTCCACAGATTcagctagattttttttttatacttgcaTGAATTTTAATAAAGCGTGAaattacagagaaataaaagtacAGTCCACCCTCCCTGCGTACCCAGTTCACAACCCTAAGAAGCTCAGGGAAAGATTCAGAAGTGATTGTTTTCACTGCTGGAGCTGAGAACTGAAGCCCAGAGGAGGATATATATATCATCTgctaatttttctttctgtttctcttcttCTCTGTCTGCACGTAAATTTTTGTAGTTTCCAGAGGCCATTGTTTGTTCTTGCCGACCGCAATCTGGATCTTGCCACCCCACTCCATCACACATGGACCTACCAAGCTCTCATTCATGACGTCTTGGTAAGCAGATGTCAAAGAAACCTACAGTATCATTAGGTTGATATCACTGATTTGTTCAAAAAAGGCTGCCAGTTTCTCTACCAAAATTTCCCCCCCCCCAGAATAATTCTTATGGAAAGATGAAGCTATTGCCAATTGCAGTTATCATTTGTAAGATTTCATCAAATGTGGAATATAAACACTAAGCCGTTAGTGTGTGCCAAAGAACATAAATACTTCATTCGTTAGAATCCCTCTAAAAACACTTGTCTTAATGGGGTATGTCTCCAGGTATGGACAAATCTGTGTAACTTATAATGATTGGCATATTTTTTGCCTAAGGCTTTTGTCAATGTCATATATCTATGCTTTCAAAATGTTATAATCCACGAGTGAGACCATTTAAGTGTGAAAAAACCTGTCAATTGCATGCTTTTATAATATACCAATATGTGGTAACAGTGTTAAGtggtataaatgtttttaacatgtcatttgaCAGTATCTTTGTGTACAACATAGGATTATACGGTACTGTGTATCATGGTGTCTGGGCACATGTGTTTTAGGACTTCCATCTGAACAGGGTCAGTCTAGAGGAATCTGCGGGGTCAGAAATGAGTCCAGCAGGGGCACGGCccaaaaagaagaacaaaaagagCTACGACCTCACTGCTGCAGACAGGTTTTGGCAGAAGCACAAAGGAAGGTAACATGTAATCCATaagagcaaagaaaaaaattctgtagGCAGGAAAGGCAACAATCCATAAGCAATCAGTGGTGTATAAGCTGTGATGGGTTAGGGTATATTTAAAGAGgtactttaattaaaataaattaattaaccttttttactttttaaaatattcaagGCCAAACTTGTCTTTATGTGCTTAGCTGAGTCTGTTGCCATGTTTATTGTTTCAGCCCATTCCCTGAGGTTGCCGAGTCAGTGCAGGAGGAGTTGGATACATACAGAGCCCAGGAGGATGAGGTTAAGCGCCTCAAGAGCATCATGGTAGGAACAAAGAAGTTGCTTTTTATGCAGCGACACCATTTTCTACATGGAATTTTTCTTTATAGAGAAAGCACTGTTAACGTTTTGGTTTTCTCTGAAGGGCTTAGAAGGGGAAGATGAGGGAGCCATTAGTATGTTGTCAGATAACACTGCCAAACTTACCTCAGCTGTCAGGTGAGACAATGTGAAGTGTGCCACTCTAaagaaaattgttttttttctatcagcTACAAGTATAAATGCATACCTATTAATAAACATACATGGTaggtaaaattattttataacacaATAACTTTTAACACATAGTAGAATACtacttttatacagtatacagtccGTGGCATGACAGTCCTTCTATGTCACATTAAATATCTTATGTAACAAAATATTTCTGTCCCCAAACAGTTCTCTTCCTGAGCTTTTAGAGAAAAAGAGACTAATTGATCTCCACACAAATGTTGCTACAGCAGTTTTGGACCACATTAAGGTGAGCATTGTTCTTTtatgttctctctttctctttttttctctctccctctctctaaagTAATATAGAAACAGGCAAAAACTGATAGACAGGCAGatagacacacagacaggttCATAAGTTGCAGACTGATGTCCAGTCTCTTAGTTCTTTTAGATGGACAGTTTCTTAGTTTCATGACAAATGAAGAATGCATTTGTCAGTTGTTCACAGGAACTCTCAATATGCACTCCAAAAAATGTGCAGGTGCAAGTGAAGGAGGCCATAATTAgaggctaaaaaaaaactgaccaatcagaaataGCAGAAAGTTTAAGAGTGACCAGATCAACAATTTGGTACATTCTTTAGAAGAAGAAATACATTATTGAGCTCAGCTACACCAAAATGTCTAGATAAAGTGTGtattgcaaaaagaaaatgttttcttgcagaaaaaaacacttcacaATATTTAGTCAAGTCCAGACCACTCTGGTGTATTATTGTGAGAGTCCACAATCGAGAGATACATTCATGAACGTAAACAAAAGAGGGTTTATCCCAAGATGCAAACCACCAGTAATACTCCACCCAAGAACAGAAAGTCCAGATGAAAAAAACAATTGGTTAAAGCACACATTCAGCATGACATTGTTTTGccacttgttttttttggctttgATTATGGGAGAGTCAAGCCACTTGGTAAAGTCTTCTCCTCATAAGACAAAGACTTTCAGTAGGATTAAGGTCAGGGCACTGTGGTAGCCAATTCTGATTACTCATGATtactcatgctcccagaactgcTCCTTCACAGTTTGATCCTGATGGATCTTGGCATTGTCATCCTGAAATATGAGCATGTCGCTTTGTACATCCAGTGACATGGTTGTTAAGACATGAATCACttcatcagttagggttaaaaatatttttagcagctgcaacatattaatcacttcaGTAATTATGAAACCAAAGGCTCTAAGTATTTGCTTATTCAAAACTTGTTTTGATTTTACATGTAAATAGTTACTGCCAAGAGTTGTCAAGGTTTAACTCTGGCTACTTTGCAGAATCCCAAATATGAAAcatatttagtttttgtttttaagtttcaccttttttatttactgtaccaTTGAATTCCATAGgtgttatttaaaagttttttttatgtcttcagtattgttctacATTGTAGAAAATAGTTAAAACAAGGAATAATCTTTAAATAAGTAGGTATGTTCAGCTTTTGATTGTTACTATATAATCATTATATGCTGAGTGATCTGTATGCTCTGTCTGTAGACACGCAAGTTGGATGTATACTTTGAGTATGAGGAGAAGCTAATGAGCAAGTCCACTCTGGATAAATCCCTGTTGGACATCATCAGTGACCCGGATGGTAAGCCTGCACCAGTAGTCCTCTGCTACCTGCTAACCTAATGgtttctcctgttttctttattaactataactgcttggAGATTGTTTTCTTCAGGTAACAGATTTGTCGCATGAGgtcaaataaaactaaatgaatgTAGTCATTACCTCCCTCAATATGAACTGGTTCTATCTTTTTTCCATCTTCCTCTGCAAAATGTATCTTGTCCCTGAGGAGAAGTGGTCAGCTTTAAAGAAGTTCATTGATGCTATCTGAGCACAGaatgtgttttttcctttgCCAGTGTTATGAGGTTTTTGAGGTTTTTGAAGACTTGTTTTTGATCTCTGCAGGCTCCTTAAATTCATAGGTTTCTGATATGTGCACAAGACTCTCCACTGAcataaccataataataattacatacaATGTGCCAAGTTTTTAAACTATACAGAGTTCCATTGTCTTGCACTTTAAGTTTTTATTGGCTGTTTTGGGAACAAACCTGCTTGCTTTGCACAGTCCATTCAGCTCTTAAAATAAATCTTGTGAATTATTACTGGACAGGAAACCTTTAATGATGgattattaatttttgttggTAGCTGGAACACCAGAGGATAAGATGAGACTTTTCCTGATCTACTATATCACCTCCCAGCAGCCTCCATCTGAGGTAAAATTACATACTTCTTATCCTCCAGTCTCCCTAGATTGTGTGGGCCCATAGCAGTCTAGTGTTTTGTGCAGATGGCTTGTGGTAGGCTCTCCTGGTGTGCACTTTCGGTAAAAAGATTTATTATAATTAGCGGTAGATGCATGGATGCCTATGTGAAACACAGACCCAAGCCAAACACAGTATGTGTCCTCCATGCTACACCATTTCTGTGTTCTTAAAGCCTATTTTCAGATCCTGCTCAAAAGCCTTGTTGTTCTTTGGTACAGGTTTGGGAAACACTGACACCTTTTGATGCCATAGCCAAGCTTTATAAATCTTGTAGCCAATAATGCAGGATTGTTTTACTCCTGGCGGGGTCACTTCTGCTAGATGTTACTTAACCGGACAGAAGAATGATAGTGTAAATTCCCTCCAATCTTCAGAGGTTGTTAAGGGAGCCAAGAGCTGGGATATGGATGACCACAGATTGGATAGAGTCCAGACTCTGCTTCCACAACAGTGACTACTGTTTACCCCCGAGAACTTAGAAAGTATTCGGACAAGGGTTATGGGCAGTTGTCAATGACTTGCTGTCTCTGACTATCATGTTGATGAGTGCAGGCTGTTTTATAATGTCCTCTTCAAAAGGGGTTGTTGTGTTCATAGGACAGACAGCTGAAGTTGAGCAAGAAATCTTGTCCCACATCATCTGGTATCCTTCCTTTCATCTGGGTTTCTCTGAAGCTCATGATTTTTGGCTAACACTATGCTCAAACTTTGccattgtttgtttgtcttctgTGTTAGTAATGATATTGGTAAAAAcatatctgtatatctgtaaAGGTTGGAAGTTTGTCCTCAGCCTTGATACAGCAGGGTGCTGACAGAACCCCATAATATAAGTCAAATGCATTGTAACTATGTCAGTCACcatgcagatttttttcctgattaaaaatgttaaataaatgttttttttgaatCTTAGACAGTTTGTTCATTTGCAGGGTGATCTCGAGCAATATAGAAAGTCTTTGATTGATGCTGGCTGTGACCTGTCCCCTTTGAACTACATAAAGCAGTGGAAGTGAGTTCTTGCCAGTGTCAGCAAACacataatattttacaatttcacAATAACTGCAGAAAATTttacaagaaaaatataagaactGCATATGCAACTTGTATATTTCATTTTCCAGAGCTTTTACAAAGATGGCTGCTGCACCAGCCAGTTACGGTAACAGTGGAGTGAAACCAATGGGGTAAGAAGCTTTATTAAGTTTTTAACATATGAAAATAAGTCCTTTCGTTGATGTTAAGATCTAAGGTGATCTGTCTGTTATTTTTCAGGCTTTTTTCCAGAGTCATGAACTCTGGCTCACAATTTGTCATGGAAGGTGTGAAAAATCTGGTCTTGAAACAACATGTGAGTATAAGGCCACTGTTATGACTGTTGTTAATGGGGAGATCCATCATGTCACAGAGCAAACTTTATCTCTTTCAGTGGCTCTTTAAGTCATAATCTGAATCCATCAGAATAAATTTGCAGTTGTTTCAGTTAGACACCCACCGTTATTTCTGCAGGCTTGTTTTGCCAGTTCTCAGCTATCAGAATAAGTGATGAGCCCACGTCTCTCACCTTGGCCAAAGTAACATTAGGACCTGCAGTAGAAGCACATAAAGGTGAACTTGCAGCAAATAGCTGGTGCATTCACTCATGTTGGTGTGTTCTGACTGATCAAGGAATAAATCCGAGAACACATCAGGGAGTATTCTTCTTTATGGCAAATAGATCTATGATGACTCTGCTAAAGCATATCCATATTCTCACGAACCTCCTTTAAAATAATGGGACAGAGCACACTTATTAAGTTAGTGTGACAGCATATGCATGTATGGCATTGACTAATGTGAACTAGTCACCTTTTCAGCACTCAGGACACCTGATGTCAGAAAGCTAAAGATTAATTCGCCTTGGTCTCAGGCTTTAAAGTCACCTAGAAGGCACTGTGGTGTTTAACGCTGACCTTTAATCTACAGCACTCTTAACATGGATGTCTTTTCAAGCACTTGCTGATGATGAAAGTGGAAGTGGTACAGGTCACTTTGTACATTTAGAAACCAGACACACTGGCAGACTTATTTGAAGCGCTCAGGAAGAGACAGATTGAAGATGTCTGTGGCTATCCATGGTTAACTGATCAGCACATGTTGAGGGATGCAGTCAGTAATGCCGACTCACTTGGTATCTTTGTGAGTGTTGTTTCACCTTAAGAGGTTGAGTACACCATGCACATGAACTAATAAACTGTTAGCTACATCAGCTAGATTGAGAGCACATGCTGTGACATCGGCGGTATTGATTTTGACACAACTGTTGCATGTTCAGCTTTTTGGTGAAAAAGGTGGTGGAGTTTAtgctgttaaaaatgtatctggTTTTGAAGGCTGTTATGGTCTGCAGTCTTGTTAAATACTTTTTGAATCTGTGattgtatttattctgtttCTATAAAGTACTCAGGTTTGCCTGTTTTGATTGCTCCACTAACATTGTAACTGTTTGTATTCTGTTGTGGCCCTGAAAGCAAAATCTGTAGACTGTAGGTTTATTGCTTTTCAAACTTTGCTCTTAAACCATTGTGTCTGCTGGGATATAACCAAACTATCTAAGTAGGAACAGCATCATCTGGATACTTCCTGGTTAAACCTGTGACAGGgtgtatgtatttattgatGATGTCTGATCCAAACCTGAATTTTCCCACAGTGTCCTGACCTTAATCCTACTGAAAGTCTTTGTCTTATGATGGAGAAGACTTTACCAAGTGGCTtaactctcccatcatcaaagCCAAAGCATCTGGTCTTTTGGTGTGTGGTGTAAAATGTCCTGGTAGGATTTGGGGCCAAGATTGCTTTGTAGAGAGACCTCAGTAGCTCTAATGGTAGCTTCTGGGTAGGCAGTTTTCAAGTTCATTGATctcattgtacagtattttttttttctgcttgtgGTTAGGGTTGCTGGCACTTAAGCATGATGTTTTCCAGATCAGGTGAATAAAAGGTCTTAAGTGTTAGTAATTTCTGAAGATTGCACCAATCCTTGTTTATCTTAATACACACTCCCATATTTTTGCTCTTAACAGAGTATTTTAAAGTGTGTATGGGATAACACTTTCAGGTTCAATGGTTCTGTCCGGTATGTCCTCTGTTAGCCAGGTTTCTGTTCTGCAGCATCTCTTGTTTCACTGGAAGAGATCCTGCTCTCTCAGCTCATTGTTGTTTGTTGTCTAGGGACTGGTTGTTATGCTAGGGAGTGGAGAGTGGCTAGATAATTTTCCCTTCCCTAACTAAAACACCAGCACTTCTATTCTTTCAGTGATCTCAATATGGGGATACCTCACTCTTTTTTGATAGtgtttcttaattaaattaataaaaaaaaagggggattttttttactcattaaaaGACAATACTAATATTAACAAAAGGCTGCATGTTCAGTGCTATCTTAGAAACTAATCCTCCCAAGCTTGGCATGAGTATAGTCCCTGGAATCTTTGCACCCATCACCAAGTAACCTGCAACGCCATTCACAAAGTTGGTGTAAGTGTGGTAGCTAATGCAGACTTTGTATATTGAAGCTCAATAAATGCACACCTGGTAAGAGTGTCCCTGCCTGAGGTCTTGTTGCTGAATAACCACACGCAAGAGAGAGGCATCACTGTCTCTTTGGTGTGGAATAGATCcatggaaaaaaatatccaCAACAGATAGTGGAGACATTTATAAGGTTATTGCTGGAGGgccagttagcttaatctgtGGACTATtagcaaaacagaaaaaaaagatatttcaaGGTAGTGTGTTCTGATTAAAGAAAGAACATTTGAATGTTGTGGCGATGGTGTGTCAGCCCACAGTACAGTTGAGGAGGGTCTACTTCTCAATGTCCTGTCAGTTAGCCAACTAGAGCTTCACGTATTGAAATAAGGGCTTGTGAGAACTATGCAGAGGAGGCATGTGCCCATAGTAAGATACCACAATGAATGCTTGAAAGAAAACGGTACTTTTTCCATCCATCATTTACCCAGTACCCAGTTGTTTGGTTTCCTGAATGTTGACTGAGCTAAACTAGAGCCAACAGAACTTTTCGATGGGATTCAGGGATTCTAGGTCATTTTCTTAGTtcatcactgattattttacaGTCATTAATGGATTTATCATTGTCAGGGTTAGAATGCATCCTAGCCTACTCCAGGATCACTGAGGATGAGAAAACTGAAGCAGCTGCATCTGAGAGGCAGAAATCCATGGGGACACGGGAAACATGCATAAGAACTCTATACAGTAACCTCAGGGTCAAACTGGGGAGaataaatctgtttttaatCTTCTACCTCCTGTGCAAATccttaatttttgttaatttgagaaaacaaatgaaaaacaaacatggtTATAGTTAAGACAgcaaagtttattatttaacaagttTTAATTAGTCTTTATTTGCtagttaaaaattaatattaatctttatctttaaactttatatttttatatagaatCTGCCAGTTACTCGAATCTTGGACAACCTGATGGATATGAAGTCAAATCCGGTGAGTTATTTCTCATTATATTAGATATTGCTATTAGATATTGCTTGTAATGTGGTGCAACATATAACCCATTTGTTAATGCTAATAAATTTTACATCCAGCAAACTGCCTTAATGACTGTACATAAAATTGCAGTACTGTATCTTGCATAGGTATTTTCCCCGTTATCAAATCTTGTGGCATAACTAGATTTGATAAAATGGAGCTAAAATGGATTTCATTGAGATTTCTGCCATTTAATTTATACAATGTCTAACATTTAAAGTTCCAGAACAATTATATACTAAAGATTTGATAAACAGAAAAAGGAAGGAACCCTGTTTGTTGTTGCATAAGTCTTAACCGCCCAGCAATTACAGCAAGGTTGTGTCTCTTTTAGCTTTGCACCCCAGATCCTGATATTTTTGCCAGTTTGTCTTGGCAGACATTGCTTAAACTTTGTCAGATTGGAAGGAGACTGTTTTTGAATAGAGACACTTCTGAGAACCTTTTTCCACATCTTAGGATTTTCTGTGTTATTTTTTCCTCAGTGAGTTCTTTCTTCTTGCAACTCAAAGCCTTGGTTTGTGGACGATCCATATGTGGAACTCTCTTGTCTTTATGTTGTTCTTGTTATGTATATTCTCCTACTTTAATGACATCTAAAAACTAGTTGCACAAAAATACTTTTgtaatcacatacagtacttaacattaaaatatacattttcaaCCATCAGTCTTTGTAATCATAAACATTATCCACTGGATGTTACCCAGATCTTGCTAtttgaaaaattacaggaaaaaaataactttagatGCAACATCTCAGGATTACAAAAGCAGATTGCCTATTTTGCATTAGAATGTATCCTTTGAGATATAAAATGTGCCTGGCAAAGAGCTATGTTGAGGCACAAAGACCCCAAGCAATCTGATCTGTTTTATGAATGCACTGTGTCATCCAGAGATCACCTGCAGGTAGAAGAGGGGATGGTTTACAGTGAAAGGACAATGCATATTAAGATTTGTAGCGCTCACGTTATTTGCAATGTACCATTAGCAAATCtaaaaaacacatgcaaataGTGACAACAAGTTCTGTTTCTTCCACTGGTTAACCACTGTGGATTTTTAGCAGTCTCTGTTTATTACACATGTTAAACAAGTTAATCATGTGGCCATTTTTGCTAAAGATGTTGACACGACGTTCAACCTCAGTTTCATATTAtgattttttgtaaatacaatTTATCTTGCTAGATTAATCAAATCAGATACCCTTTTTGAGATAAATTTTAGCATAACAAAAGCAAACAATTATACATTCTGTTGCCATCACAGTTGCATGCCTTCAAcctgtaaaaatagatttatctGAACTGAACagagtggcttattaaagataatGTTAAACTTAGCAAATGATGCAAATTGCACAGTTCAATTATAATACTTTTCCGTATGTCAtcgaaaagtttatttatttcattaaatcaATTAAGAAAGTgaaacttactgtatatattcattacaaattgatatattttaagtttttatttctttttaattttgatgattatggttCACAcctaataaaaagacaaaattgaGTAGCTCAGAAAATTTTAATGTTGTGAAGAGTTTAATATTTGATACTCATGGTGTCACTCTAATCAGCTAgttaactcaaaacacctgcaaaggtttccCAGTTCTTCAACGTCCGCGTATCCAGGACATTCAagtcaattacattttatttgtatagcgcttttcacaattgtcattgtcgcaaagcagctttacacaatcaaaattatggaagtttgtatgaaatgtaaatgtgtaagaattaaaataaatcagatagtccctgatgagcaagccgaggcaacgatggcaaggaaaaaaaccctgagatggccgtaggaagaaaccttgagaggaactcaGGGACcccatcttcatttgggtgaaacagatagcgggattgatctgcagtcatactgtgtgttagaaggCTGGTGGTTCAATTTAACAGTTGATGTCTTCAAGTTAATATGGAgcccagtttgttattggaagCTCAGGtaaactgtaggaaattccagtcctggactatcaagcgactgcagtcacaagtcctcagggAACAGAtgtctgcatcagctgaggCCGGGACCGTCTTCATGTTAAGtagaaccgtccccagtcaccacacgcattttagacagaccacatggggcatccatttgacgagatctccaaccgaaagcggggcaccaggaggGGTCAAACAGAGGGCATagggggtctgggtcactggcaACTCAGGAACgccatgtgtagcttgacagcgagagaaagagagagaagaggaaagagcAGAATGGAAGgggagataacagttaggtatggtcacagtcacataatgtgtaagttaaatgtatatttagtgcagagtgcaagcagggactctggcaggtcttactatgacagcataactaaagagccagaaggaaacacagacacaagAGGCTCTAACTGTCACATTCCTTTTGTCAAGCCACTcctgaaagcaaattttgcattacttttggaAATCAAGGTTCCAGATTCTGGAGGAAAAAATGAGAGggacagaatccaagttgcttgaagttCAGTGTAACGTTTACACAATCAGTGCTGGTTTGGGGAGTCATGTCATCTACTGGTGTTGGTCCGCTGTGTTTTAACAGGTCCAAGGTCAGCACAACTGTCTACCAGGAAGTTTTAGAGTGGTTCATGTTTCCCTCTGCTGAATAGCTTTATGGAGCTGCAGACTCGcctgacctaaaccccatagagaatctgtggggtATTGTGAAAAGGAAGATGTGAGACACCAGACCCAAGTTTTTgaaatactgaattttgggttttcattagctgtaaaccctaatcaaaattaaaataaattaacacttGATATATCAGCTGTGTGTAATTAATCTATATGAGTTTCAccttttgaattgaattatttaaataaatcaacttttcaatgatgtaaatgtgaattagagaaaaatattttatttcaggaAAGCTATTAGTCTTAAAATTTTATGTACCAGAAATTGCACCATGTGAAGGGTTTTCGTAGGTTTCCACGTTCATTATAAGCCTCCAAAAGTatgctttttattatattttagttgTTTACTATTAAGCACTAAAAAGCCAACTACTCAATACTCTCCACACACGTCATTCAAATCAGAAACAGTAGGGTGAGAATGCTTTCcgtttttattttatcactaTGATTTCTAAATCCATAAGCCTTTGGATCACACAAGCTTTGTGTTGGTACTGAAATTCCCGTTTAGCACATTGCTTCATTTTAAGTTATTATTGGACGCTTTTAAAGGAAAAGTCTGCCTTTGAAAATGTCTCTAACTGCTGAGGTTGTGTCTCTAACTGCCGGGGGTGTGATTGATGCTAATCTTTTATAAATGTGGAATTGTGTACAGAGGATATGATGTGGCAAAAGTTTGACATCCTTCCAGTAATAAGACTTCTAGGAGCTCCATTCAAATAAGTCGTTTTAGTTATTAGTCATAAGCCAggcacgatggtgtagtggttagcactgtcgccttgcacctccagggtccgggtttgtttcctgtctctgtgtgcatggagtttcctcccaaagtccaaagacctgcaggctaattcccaaattgtccgtagtgtgtgaatgtgtgagtgagtgtgtgtgccctgcgattgattggcaccctgtccagggtgtactgtaCGCGGCCTCAtgcactaagtctcctgggatgggctccaagCTCCCTGCGACCcggtgtagacgatgagtgagtgagtgtcatAAGCCATATTATAGTTTCGCAGAATTACATTTGATTGATAGTTGCACccttgtaatgttttatttcttatactAGAAATAAATCCTGTCATAATTATCACTTATTACTCTTGTTATCCATACATATATCCTAATTAAGTTCTAGCCTTTTAAGGGAAAAGACAGAGGGCGGTAACTTTCCAAGTCATAATGCTTTTCTCTGCTCTTATGATGAGTGTCACaaagacacatactgtatactcaaCCTTTGACCATCCAAAATACAATAACGTTTTGCTCTATCAATAGTGTTACCCACTTGATATTAGTGTTAGACATCAACTGACAAATGAGTAAGCTGATAGCACAAAAAATCTggaacatttattcatttggaaGCAACCATGGTGCTCCTCTTTCAGCATTCAGTATTCCATTTTATGGTGAAGTATGTGCGGGAGCGGGAGATCTGCCAGGCCACGATGACTGAGGTCCTATGGGAGAGGAGACAGGCTTGGCCTCAGCCAATAGGGAGGACGAGTGAGGGGGAGCACAGTTATTGTCCCATCTTCTGAGACAGCTCACTCAAATTTCGCAGACAAAAGCGGACAGTGACGTCTGAGTTGTGCTCGCTGAATAATTTGAAAGTCGCCTGATGATATGACTCTAATGTACATGTCCT
This genomic stretch from Clarias gariepinus isolate MV-2021 ecotype Netherlands chromosome 13, CGAR_prim_01v2, whole genome shotgun sequence harbors:
- the scfd1 gene encoding sec1 family domain-containing protein 1 isoform X1 — encoded protein: MAASIREKQTAALKRMLNFNAPPLKNTAVEPVWKVLIYDRFGQDIISPLLSVKELRDMGITLHLLLHSDRDPIPDVPAIYFVMPTEENIDRICQDLRNQLYESYYLNFISAISRSKLEDIASAALAANAVNQVTKVFDQYLNFITLEDDMFVLCNQNKEQISYHAINKPDIMDTDMEAIMDTIVDSLFCFFVTLGAVPIIRCPRGNAAEMVAVKLDKKLRENLRDARNSLFTGDTMGTGQFSFQRPLFVLADRNLDLATPLHHTWTYQALIHDVLDFHLNRVSLEESAGSEMSPAGARPKKKNKKSYDLTAADRFWQKHKGSPFPEVAESVQEELDTYRAQEDEVKRLKSIMGLEGEDEGAISMLSDNTAKLTSAVSSLPELLEKKRLIDLHTNVATAVLDHIKTRKLDVYFEYEEKLMSKSTLDKSLLDIISDPDAGTPEDKMRLFLIYYITSQQPPSEGDLEQYRKSLIDAGCDLSPLNYIKQWKAFTKMAAAPASYGNSGVKPMGLFSRVMNSGSQFVMEGVKNLVLKQHNLPVTRILDNLMDMKSNPETDDYRYFDPKMLRGSESSIPRNKNPFQEAIVFVVGGGNYIEYQNLVDYTRVCSFHLTEFLEGKKHNSCCGDDGKVMSFSFQAKQGKKVMYGCSELFSAAQFLKQLSQLGQK
- the scfd1 gene encoding sec1 family domain-containing protein 1 isoform X2, translating into MAASIREKQTAALKRMLNFNAPPLKNTAVEPVWKVLIYDRFGQDIISPLLSVKELRDMGITLHLLLHSDRDPIPDVPAIYFVMPTEENIDRICQDLRNQLYESYYLNFISAISRSKLEDIASAALAANAVNQVTKVFDQYLNFITLEDDMFVLCNQNKEQISYHAINKPDIMDTDMEAIMDTIVDSLFCFFVTLGAVPIIRCPRGNAAEMVAVKLDKKLRENLRDARNSLFTGDTMGTGQFSFQRPLFVLADRNLDLATPLHHTWTYQALIHDVLDFHLNRVSLEESAGSEMSPAGARPKKKNKKSYDLTAADRFWQKHKGSPFPEVAESVQEELDTYRAQEDEVKRLKSIMGLEGEDEGAISMLSDNTAKLTSAVSSLPELLEKKRLIDLHTNVATAVLDHIKTRKLDVYFEYEEKLMSKSTLDKSLLDIISDPDAGTPEDKMRLFLIYYITSQQPPSEGDLEQYRKSLIDAGCDLSPLNYIKQWKAFTKMAAAPASYGNSGVKPMGLFSRVMNSGSQFVMEGVKNLVLKQHNLPVTRILDNLMDMKSNPETDDYRYFDPKMLRGSESSIPRNKNPFQEAIVFVVGGGNYIEYQNLVDYTRAKQGKKVMYGCSELFSAAQFLKQLSQLGQK